One Dokdonia sp. Dokd-P16 genomic window carries:
- the pseB gene encoding UDP-N-acetylglucosamine 4,6-dehydratase (inverting) — MNLKDKSILITGGTGSLGKALTSHILKNSPDIKRLVIFSRDEQKQFDMAQEYPVSEYPQIRFFIGDIRDYDRVKRALKGIDYVIHAAAMKHVPIAEYNPMECVKTNILGAENLINACLETEVTRVVALSTDKAAAPVNLYGATKLASDKLFVAANNITGWNPIKFSVVRYGNVMGSNGSVIPFFLKKRKEGVLPITVESMTRFNISLQGGVDMVMHALEHAWGGEIFVPKIPSYKIMDIAEAIGPECDKPIIGIRPGEKIHEEMITSSDSFYTYDLGKYYTILPATHKWNLEEFISSFDAKRVEDGFKYNSGENDDWETVEGLRKLIVEHVDSDFKV; from the coding sequence ATGAATTTAAAAGACAAATCAATTTTAATTACAGGAGGAACGGGATCTCTTGGAAAGGCACTTACTTCACATATCTTAAAAAATAGTCCAGATATTAAAAGGCTAGTCATCTTTTCAAGAGATGAACAGAAGCAATTTGATATGGCTCAAGAATACCCAGTCTCAGAATATCCTCAAATACGTTTTTTTATCGGTGATATTAGAGATTATGATAGAGTGAAAAGAGCATTAAAAGGAATAGACTACGTAATTCATGCCGCGGCAATGAAACATGTCCCTATTGCCGAATACAACCCGATGGAATGTGTTAAAACGAATATTTTGGGAGCAGAGAATTTGATTAATGCTTGTCTTGAGACTGAAGTTACTAGAGTTGTAGCTTTATCGACTGACAAAGCTGCTGCTCCTGTAAACTTATATGGAGCAACAAAACTAGCATCTGATAAATTGTTTGTTGCGGCTAATAATATTACAGGATGGAACCCAATTAAATTTAGCGTAGTACGCTATGGAAATGTAATGGGGTCTAATGGTTCTGTTATTCCCTTTTTCTTAAAAAAAAGAAAAGAAGGAGTTCTTCCTATAACAGTAGAATCTATGACACGATTTAATATTTCCTTACAGGGTGGTGTTGATATGGTGATGCATGCTCTAGAACATGCTTGGGGTGGTGAAATATTTGTTCCAAAAATACCTAGTTATAAAATTATGGATATTGCAGAGGCCATAGGTCCTGAATGTGATAAGCCTATTATAGGAATAAGACCAGGAGAAAAAATTCATGAGGAAATGATCACTAGCTCTGATTCATTTTACACCTATGATTTGGGTAAATATTATACCATATTGCCGGCTACTCACAAATGGAATTTGGAAGAATTTATATCTAGTTTTGATGCCAAAAGAGTTGAAGATGGATTTAAGTATAATAGTGGGGAAAATGATGATTGGGAAACAGTAGAAGGACTTCGTAAGCTAATAGTTGAACATGTTGATTCTGATTTTAAAGTTTAA
- the pseF gene encoding pseudaminic acid cytidylyltransferase — MNSICIIPARGGSKRIPRKNIKSFLGKPIIAYSIEAAIKSQLFDEIMVSTDDEEIAAIAKDYGAVVPTMRSAQNANDHATTFDVLDEVLEYYSSSLNRKFDYACCIYPTAPFVTNVTLFKAFETLKKENFDTVFPVMRFGFPIQRALKKTSSHKIEFFNEEFQNTRSQDLEAAYHDAGQFYWFHVENCLKAKSLITNNCGSIDIKETEGQDIDNEIDWKLAELKYELL, encoded by the coding sequence ATGAATAGTATCTGTATCATACCAGCTCGGGGAGGTAGCAAACGTATTCCTAGAAAAAATATTAAATCCTTTTTAGGAAAGCCTATCATTGCTTACTCTATAGAAGCAGCTATAAAATCACAGCTATTTGATGAGATTATGGTTTCTACAGATGATGAGGAGATAGCTGCTATTGCAAAGGATTACGGTGCAGTAGTACCTACGATGCGATCTGCACAAAACGCAAATGATCATGCAACTACTTTTGACGTATTAGATGAAGTATTGGAATATTATTCATCTTCATTAAATAGAAAATTTGATTATGCCTGCTGTATTTATCCCACCGCACCATTTGTTACAAATGTGACTTTATTTAAAGCTTTTGAAACCTTAAAGAAAGAAAATTTTGATACTGTTTTTCCAGTAATGAGATTTGGATTTCCTATTCAAAGAGCATTGAAAAAAACAAGCTCTCATAAAATTGAATTTTTTAATGAAGAATTTCAAAACACTAGAAGTCAAGATCTAGAAGCTGCATATCACGATGCAGGTCAATTTTATTGGTTTCATGTAGAGAATTGCTTAAAAGCAAAAAGTTTGATTACAAATAACTGCGGTAGTATAGATATTAAAGAAACAGAAGGGCAGGATATTGATAATGAAATAGATTGGAAACTAGCAGAATTAAAATATGAACTCTTATAA
- a CDS encoding UDP-glucose 6-dehydrogenase yields MKIKNICCIGAGYVGGPTMSVIALKCPDIKVTVVDLNEKRIAAWNDENLDNLPIYEPGLAEVVGEARGRNLFFSTEVDKAIDEADLIFISVNTPTKTYGVGKGMAADLKYIELCARQIARVATSDKIVVEKSTLPVRTAEALQNILHNTGNGVRFDILSNPEFLAEGTAIQDLLNADRVLIGGASTPEGIKATDALAEIYAQWLPEERILRTNVWSSELSKLTANAFLAQRVSSINAMSELCEVTGADIQEVARAVGTDSRIGPKFLKASVGFGGSCFQKDILNLVYIAKTYGLDEVADYWEQVIIMNDYQKRRFAEKIVKTLFNTVSGKKIALLGWAFKKDTNDTRESAAIYVADYLLNEQAEVVIYDPKVSKEQVLADLDYLNSRSEAENRALVTVVTDPIEACDNAHAIAIMTEWDEFIGYDWQEIYNQMQKPAFIFDGRAIFAIDEMKEIGFEMYVIGLG; encoded by the coding sequence ATGAAGATTAAGAATATTTGCTGTATTGGTGCAGGGTACGTAGGAGGTCCTACGATGTCTGTGATAGCATTAAAGTGTCCAGATATTAAGGTAACTGTAGTGGATCTTAATGAAAAACGTATTGCCGCTTGGAATGATGAAAATTTGGACAACTTACCAATTTATGAGCCAGGACTTGCCGAAGTAGTAGGAGAGGCTAGAGGAAGGAATTTATTTTTCTCAACAGAAGTAGATAAGGCAATAGATGAAGCAGATCTTATTTTTATCTCTGTTAACACACCAACAAAGACTTACGGTGTAGGAAAAGGTATGGCTGCCGATCTCAAGTATATCGAACTATGTGCGCGCCAAATTGCAAGAGTTGCAACGTCTGACAAGATTGTAGTGGAAAAGTCAACACTTCCGGTACGCACGGCAGAAGCACTTCAAAATATCTTACATAATACGGGGAATGGCGTGCGCTTTGATATTTTATCAAATCCTGAGTTTCTGGCAGAAGGAACTGCAATTCAAGATTTGTTAAATGCAGACCGTGTTTTAATAGGTGGAGCCTCTACACCAGAAGGAATAAAAGCAACAGATGCTCTTGCGGAGATATATGCACAATGGTTGCCTGAAGAACGTATTTTGAGAACCAATGTATGGTCTTCAGAGCTTTCTAAACTTACGGCCAATGCTTTCTTAGCGCAACGAGTTTCCTCTATAAATGCCATGTCAGAACTTTGTGAAGTTACTGGAGCAGATATTCAAGAAGTAGCTAGAGCAGTAGGTACAGATTCTCGTATAGGCCCTAAATTTTTAAAAGCTTCTGTAGGTTTTGGAGGGTCTTGTTTCCAGAAAGACATTTTAAATCTTGTTTATATTGCCAAAACGTATGGACTTGATGAAGTAGCCGATTATTGGGAACAGGTAATTATTATGAATGATTATCAAAAAAGACGATTTGCAGAGAAGATAGTGAAGACGCTTTTTAACACAGTTTCTGGAAAAAAAATAGCGCTACTAGGTTGGGCTTTCAAAAAGGATACTAATGATACCCGAGAATCTGCAGCCATTTATGTAGCAGATTATTTACTCAATGAACAAGCGGAAGTAGTGATTTATGATCCAAAGGTTTCTAAAGAACAGGTTTTAGCAGATTTAGATTATTTAAATTCTCGTTCTGAAGCTGAAAATAGAGCACTTGTTACAGTGGTTACAGATCCTATAGAGGCTTGTGACAATGCGCATGCTATTGCGATTATGACTGAGTGGGATGAATTTATAGGATATGACTGGCAAGAAATTTATAACCAGATGCAAAAGCCTGCGTTTATTTTTGATGGAAGGGCTATATTTGCGATAGATGAAATGAAGGAGATTGGGTTTGAAATGTATGTAATAGGGCTTGGGTAG
- the pseC gene encoding UDP-4-amino-4,6-dideoxy-N-acetyl-beta-L-altrosamine transaminase has product MSNLIPYGRQNITQEDILAVTEALQSDYLTQGPRIAQFEVEFAAYVGAKYAVAVSNGTAALHLNALALGVKPGDKVITTSLTFAASANCIRYCGGDVVFADIDPETYLLDINSVRSLLEKSPKGTYQGLVPVDFAGRAVDLEAFRALADEYGLWIIEDSCHSPGGYFIDSTGEKQHCGNGNFADLAIFSFHPVKHIACGEGGMITTNDESLYKKLLALRTHGIVKDDDLYTNSVEFASAKASTEQYPAWYMEMQMLGYNYRITDFQAALGSSQLLRANSGIERRIQIAQQYFKAFEGKSYIHGQSGVIEGHAYHLYVIEVNDRLGLYNYLREHSIYAQIHYIPCHLMPYYRDLGWKEGDLPLVEAYYGQCISLPMFPTLTDTEQQFVVDTIDSFYNE; this is encoded by the coding sequence ATGTCAAACCTAATACCTTACGGAAGGCAGAATATTACTCAAGAGGATATACTTGCAGTGACAGAAGCACTTCAATCAGATTACCTTACACAAGGACCACGCATAGCTCAGTTTGAAGTGGAATTTGCAGCTTACGTTGGTGCAAAATATGCAGTAGCTGTTTCTAACGGTACTGCAGCACTACATTTAAATGCACTAGCTTTAGGTGTGAAGCCTGGAGATAAGGTTATTACAACATCTCTTACTTTTGCTGCGTCAGCAAATTGTATTAGATACTGTGGAGGTGATGTTGTTTTTGCAGATATTGATCCAGAGACTTATTTGTTAGATATTAATTCAGTACGTTCTTTATTAGAAAAGTCTCCAAAAGGAACCTATCAAGGATTAGTTCCAGTAGATTTTGCTGGAAGAGCAGTAGATCTTGAGGCTTTTAGAGCCCTTGCAGATGAGTACGGTCTCTGGATTATAGAAGATAGTTGCCATTCACCAGGAGGTTATTTTATAGATAGCACAGGGGAGAAGCAACACTGCGGTAATGGTAATTTTGCAGATTTAGCAATATTCTCATTTCATCCTGTAAAGCATATTGCATGTGGTGAAGGAGGAATGATAACTACAAATGACGAGTCACTTTACAAAAAGCTTTTAGCACTTAGAACTCATGGAATTGTAAAGGACGATGACTTGTATACTAACAGTGTGGAGTTCGCTTCCGCGAAAGCGAGTACAGAACAATATCCTGCTTGGTATATGGAAATGCAAATGTTAGGGTACAACTATAGAATTACTGATTTTCAGGCAGCATTAGGTTCCAGCCAGCTGTTAAGAGCAAACAGCGGTATAGAGAGAAGAATTCAGATAGCGCAGCAATATTTTAAAGCCTTTGAAGGAAAGAGCTATATTCATGGTCAAAGTGGAGTAATTGAAGGTCATGCATATCATTTATATGTGATTGAGGTAAATGATCGATTAGGGCTATATAACTACTTGAGAGAACATAGTATTTATGCTCAAATACACTATATCCCTTGTCATCTAATGCCATATTATAGAGATTTAGGATGGAAAGAAGGTGATTTACCTCTAGTTGAGGCTTATTATGGACAGTGTATAAGCTTGCCTATGTTTCCTACATTAACAGATACAGAGCAGCAATTTGTTGTTGATACAATAGATAGTTTTTATAATGAATAG
- a CDS encoding GNAT family N-acetyltransferase has translation MNSYKALSRQEFSSGEFKIVPIRSEDRIDIMKWRNEQMYHLRQSQLLTLESQNKYFNTTVKSLFNQEKPKQLLFSFLKNDICIAYGGLVHINWVDKNAEISFIMDSTLEKEFFEDLWFVYLGLIEKVGFQELDFHKIFTYAFDLRPRLYIALEKAGFHKEVTLKEHCLFEEKFIDVIIHSLIADSFVLKKATLNDVQATFNWASNPAIRSFSFNQNKILLKDHIKWFNNRLSDNNCEYFIAYDGINRVGSIRFDITNNNALLSYLIDPEFHGKGFGTQILKDGIAKLKNIRNDVDIISGFVIPENKASVYIFNKLQFDVETVEDNLYFSLKIK, from the coding sequence ATGAACTCTTATAAGGCACTTTCACGACAAGAATTTTCTTCTGGAGAATTTAAAATTGTACCTATACGTTCTGAAGATCGTATAGATATTATGAAGTGGCGTAATGAACAAATGTACCATTTGCGTCAATCGCAACTTTTAACTTTAGAATCTCAGAATAAATATTTTAATACTACAGTAAAGTCTTTGTTCAATCAAGAAAAGCCTAAGCAGCTACTTTTTTCTTTTTTAAAAAATGATATCTGTATTGCTTATGGAGGTTTGGTTCATATTAATTGGGTAGATAAGAATGCAGAAATATCCTTTATTATGGATAGTACTCTAGAAAAAGAGTTTTTTGAAGACTTATGGTTTGTTTATCTAGGTTTAATTGAAAAAGTAGGTTTTCAGGAGTTAGATTTCCATAAAATTTTCACTTATGCCTTTGATTTAAGGCCTAGATTATATATAGCACTTGAAAAGGCTGGCTTCCATAAAGAAGTAACTTTAAAAGAACACTGTTTGTTTGAAGAGAAATTCATTGATGTTATTATTCATAGCTTAATTGCTGATTCATTTGTTTTGAAAAAGGCCACATTGAATGATGTACAAGCAACATTTAATTGGGCTAGTAATCCTGCAATTAGATCTTTTTCATTTAATCAAAATAAAATTCTACTTAAAGATCATATTAAATGGTTTAATAATAGACTAAGTGATAATAATTGTGAGTATTTTATCGCTTATGATGGAATTAATAGAGTAGGTTCAATTAGGTTTGATATTACTAATAACAATGCCTTATTAAGTTACTTAATAGATCCTGAGTTTCATGGTAAAGGATTTGGAACTCAAATATTAAAAGATGGAATAGCGAAGCTGAAAAATATTCGAAACGATGTAGATATAATTTCTGGATTTGTAATTCCTGAAAATAAAGCCTCAGTTTACATTTTTAACAAACTACAATTTGATGTAGAAACTGTTGAAGATAATTTATATTTTTCTTTGAAAATCAAGTAA